GGTCTCGGCAAAGGTGAATCCGCCGCCGCGTTCATTGGGGTGAACGCTGAGCTTCACATCCGCAAACTGGCCGGCGCCGCCGGTCTGCTTGCGGTGCCGATAATGCACGTCCGACGACTTCGAGATCGTCTCGCGATAGATGGGGCTTGGCGGTTGCTCGCTGACCTCGACGTGAAAGATATCGGAGAGCGTCCGGCACAGGTCGCGCAGGTGCACCGGCCCCTGAGCGCAGACCAGTTGCGCGCCGGTCCCCTCCTCCTGCATGACCTTCAGTCCGCGATCGGTTTCGGAAAGCTTGGCGAGCGTTTCGGAAAGCTTGGTCTCGTCGCGCTCGCTTTCCGGCACCAAAATCCGCTCCATCATCGGCGTCGGCGGAGTTGTCCATTCCGGCGGCGCCACGGCGGCATTGGTCGTCAGCAGCGACGGTACGACAAGGTGATCGGATTTCACCGCGGCGAAAACCTGACCGGGCGCCGGTGTCGCCGATGCCAGGGGGCGGCCGTTCGCCGGATCCTGCAAGGCCCCGAGCCCGGCGCCGCCAAGCATTGCTCCCTGCTTCACGCCGTTTTCGAGCGCGCGCACGAGCACGGTCTTGCCGACGCTCGGGCGATGATGGGCGTGAAAGCTGACGGCGGAAAGCGTCGCATCGGCGATGCCGCCAGCCGTAGCAAGGCGTTTTCTAAGCGCATCCACCCGCGGCGCGTCGTGACGCAGCGCCTTCATCAGCCGCAGAATGCCGTTGCTGTGGCTTGCCGCGCCGACCAGCACCGGAATGATCTTGTTTTCGCTCAGGACCCGCGTCGAGATCGTATAGATTGCGTCGCTCGCCGGCTCGCGATCCTCGATCAACTCTTCCAGCAGCCAGTCATCGAATTCGGAAAGATGCTCCAGCAGTTCGGTGCGGGCCTCGTGTTCGCGCTCGACGACGCTTTCGGGGAGTTCGAAAAGCGCCGACGTCTGGCCTTCCCGGTAGCGCCAGGCGCGCTCGGAAATCAGGTCGCAGCTGCCGATGATCTTGTCACCCTCGCGGATCGGAATCTGCCGGAGGACGAAAGGGTGGTTGGAATAGTCCTGGAGAGCGGCGACGACGTCCCTCAGCCGTCCCCTCGGCTCATCCATGCGGTTGACAAAAAGGATGCAGGGCGTTCCCGACGCCTCGATCGCCTTGAGGTAAGGCGCCGCGAGCACGGCCTCTTCCGGTACCGGCGAAACGCAGAGCACGCAGGCATCGCTGGCAAG
The genomic region above belongs to Sinorhizobium mexicanum and contains:
- a CDS encoding elongation factor G produces the protein MRCFTVLGPSQTGKSTLVEKLGLLEGQPRKSASPYGLSLTEFEFGNEEWCALDTPGTNEALAHAQDALLASDACVLCVSPVPEEAVLAAPYLKAIEASGTPCILFVNRMDEPRGRLRDVVAALQDYSNHPFVLRQIPIREGDKIIGSCDLISERAWRYREGQTSALFELPESVVEREHEARTELLEHLSEFDDWLLEELIEDREPASDAIYTISTRVLSENKIIPVLVGAASHSNGILRLMKALRHDAPRVDALRKRLATAGGIADATLSAVSFHAHHRPSVGKTVLVRALENGVKQGAMLGGAGLGALQDPANGRPLASATPAPGQVFAAVKSDHLVVPSLLTTNAAVAPPEWTTPPTPMMERILVPESERDETKLSETLAKLSETDRGLKVMQEEGTGAQLVCAQGPVHLRDLCRTLSDIFHVEVSEQPPSPIYRETISKSSDVHYRHRKQTGGAGQFADVKLSVHPNERGGGFTFAETVKGGAVPRNFIPAVEAGAREAMDKGPLGFKVIDVGVMLTDGQHHSVDSSEYAFRTAGKMGVRQALSQASAVLMQPIFRVEIHIPSIYSGSLVPIVSTLKGQVLGFDRDEGAKGWDIFRALIPGSALDDLARSLRSATQGIGFFSKGFDHFEELYGKEAQSVITAHGTHANEH